Below is a genomic region from Microbacterium sp. KUDC0406.
GGCGCCGAGGAGGAGGGGAAGCGCAGCTCGCCTCGCGCCGCCTGCCCTCAGGGCTCGGGCCGTCAGCAGCGCGGCGGCGGTGAGGTTGGTCGCTCCCCATGCGAGGTTCGCCACCGGGCCGGAATCCTGGCCGCCGTACGGCGTGAGCAGGCGCCCGCGTCTGGCCGCCGTCACCAGGTGCGGCACGCTGTTCGCGCCGAAGACCCCGCCCGCGAACGCCGCCCAGAAGCCGGCGGCGCCGTTCACGGCGCGTCGCGCGGTCAAGAGGCGTCCTCGGCGAGACCGATGACAGTGCCTCCGGGGCCGCGGAAGTAGCACAGCCGCACGAGACCCCGATAGTCCACGACGATCCCCACGTTGTCCATGCGCACGATTGCCATGGCGGCCACGCTACGCGCGGAAGCGGATCAGCGGAACCGCACCGGGAACAGTTCCGTGCGCGCGATCGCGACGTCCCGCTGGGTGGCGAGCGCGGTCCGGCGGGGATCGGCCAGGTACGAGTCCAGCGCGGACTGCGAGGGGAACCGGCACAGCTGAACCTCGTCAGGATGCTCTCCCGAGCCGTCCCTCGAGGCGCGCTGCACGACCTCGCCGCCGTGCTCGGGGATGAGGGCGAGCACCGCATCCTCGTAGGCGGTCAGCGCCGAGCGCTGCCCGTCCACGGCCCAGAGCAGGCAGCACAGCAGCACTTCGTCATCGCCCATGCGCGAGAGCCTACTGCGCACCGGAGGCTCGGCAGCGTGCTCATCGGCCATGGTCCGATCCTCGCACCGTGGCGAACCATCGTCCACGCCCCGTGCTGACGCAAATTCTACAGAGCGTAGAATTATGGGGTGAGTCGACTGCCGGCCGTGAACGATCCCTGGGTGAGCGAAGCCCGGCGCGCGGCTTCCGCCGCGCCCGCGCCCCGCCCCGACCTGGATTCCGCCCCGCGCGGCGCCCTGTACGGCCTCGGCCTGCTCGCGGCGCTGCGGGCGCTGGGCCTCGTGCTGATCGCCGAGGCCGTGGCCCGTGGCATCGCCGCCCTCGCCGGTGGAGGTCTCGACGAGCGCACGAGTCGCACCGTCGTCCTCCTCGGCGCGCTGGGCGTCGTGCTCCGCGTCGGCGGCGAATGGGCGACCGCCGTGCTCGCCCGTCGCATCGCAACCGGCGTCAAGCTCGATCTGCGCTCTCGTCTGTGGCGGCGCCTGGCGGAAGGCGGGGAGTCCGGCGGAGGCACTGCCGTGCTCGCCGCCGACGGGCTGGATGCGGTCGATGACTACTACGTGCAGTCCATCCCCGCGATGATCTCGGCCGCGGTGGTGCCGATCATCGTCGGCCTTCGGATACTCGGCGCCGACTGGGTGAGCGCGCTGGTCGTCGTGCTGACGCTGCCGCTGGTGCCGCTGTTCATGGTGCTGATCGGCAAGCACACCCAGCAGCGGACGGATGCCGCGCTCACCGCGCTCACCCGTCTCGCCGACCATCTCGCCGAGCTGGCCCGCGGCCTGCCGGTGATCGTCGGCCTCGGCAGGGTGCGTGAGCAGACCCGCGCCCTCGACGTCGTGCAGCGCCGGTACCGCCAGAGGACCGAGGAGACGCTGCGCTGGGCGTTCCTCTCCGCCCTCGCGCTGGAGCTGATCGCCACGCTGTCGGTGGCCGTGGTCGCCGTGCTCCTCGGCATCCGCCTGCTGAACGGCACGATGGAGCTCGAACCCGCACTGATCGCCCTGATCCTCGCCCCGGAGTGCTTCCTCGCGCTGCGCGAGATGGGCGCTGCGTTCCACGCCTCGCAGGACGGCCTCTCCGCACTGGGGCGGGCGGAAGAGCTGCTCGCCCGCCCCTCGCGGCACGATCTGCGGTGCGCGGAGCCGGGGCCGGTGCAGCTGAGCGACGTCACCGTCCGATACGCCGGCCGTCCGGACGCCGTGCTCCACAGCCTCTCAGCCACCCTCGCCGGCATCACCGCAGTGACCGGGCCCAGTGGGGCGGGCAAATCGACGCTGCTGGCAGCCCTCGCCGGCACCCTTCCGGCGGATGCCGCGGTCGCCGGTTCGATCACCGGAGTGCGCGCCGACGGCGTCGCCTGGGCGCCGCAGGCGCCGCAGTTCTTCGCGGACACGCCCCGTGCCGAGCTCGCGCTGCTCGAGGCGGGCTCCGCCGCGCTGGAGGAGGTCGGGCTCGCCTCGCTCACGGATGCGTTCACCGCCGAGCTGAGCCCGGGGAGCAGCGCCGACTGGCCGTGGCGCGCGCCCTGGCCCGGGTGGACGACGGTGCACGACTGCTCCTGCTCGACGAGCCCACCGCTCACCTCGACCGTCGCGCCGCCGATCTCGTACGGGCCGCCGTGCTGCGCCGTGCGCGTCGCTGCGTAGTCGTCCTGGCCACGCACGAGCCGGAGACGCTCGCTCTGGCCGAATGGCGGATCGTGCTCGACGGTGCGGTTCCCGCGCCGGCACGCGGGAACGCTCCCGAGGGCGAAGGCGTCGCGGCGGCGGCATCCGGTGTCTCGGTTCCGGAGCCGGCGCCTCGACAGGACGCGTCAGCGCCGCTCGGACTCACGCTGCGCTCCCTGCTGCGGTCGCACCGCTGGGTGTGGGCCGGATCGATCCTGCTCGCCGCGCTGACGGCGAGCTTCGGGATCGCCCTGACGGCGCTGTCGGGCTGGCTGATCGTGAGGGCCAGTGTCGAGGAGTACATCATGTACCTCCTGGTCGCGATCGTCGGCGTGCGGGCGTTCGGCATCGGGCGAGCCGTGAGCCGGTATGCCGAGCGCCTCGTCTCGCACCGCGCGACCCTGCGCGTGATCGACGACCTGCGGCTGAGGATGTGGGGTGCGATAGCCGCCCGCGGTGCGGGAGCGCGCCGGCTGCTCTCCGGCGGCGCGCCGCTGGACTACCTCGTGACCCTGTCCGGCGACCTGCGCGATCAGCTGCCGCGCGTGCTGCCGCCGCTCGGCACCGGCGCGCTCGTCCTGCTGGCGGCCGTGGTGACCACGGGCCTCGTCGCGCCCGGCCTCACCGTCACGGTGGCGGCGGTGCTCGTGCTCGCCGTGCTGGTCGCCTCGCTTCTGGCCGTGGTCTCCGAGCGGCGCGCCGGTGCCGCACGAGTCGCGGCGCGCTCCGAGATCGTGCGCGCGACGGCCGCCCTCGCCGCGGCGGCAGACGACCTGCGCAGCAACGGTGCCGTGCCGACGGCGCTGCGGATACTCGACCGGAGCGCGGGAGAACTCGCCTCTGCAGAGCGCCGTGCGGCGTGGTCGGCTGGTCTCGGCGCCGCGGTCGTCACCGCGGGTGTCACGCTGCTCGCCGTCCTCGTGCCGCTGCTCTCGCCGGACCTGCCCGCCGAGCGCGCTTCGGTGATCGCGCTGGTGGCGCTCGCGCTGGCAGAGCCGCTGGTCGCCTTCGTCGGTGCGGTCGGACGGATGCCGGCACTGAGCGCTCTGCTGACGCGCCTCGCTCCGGTGCTGGAGCCGGCGCCGGAGGTAGCCTGGGGCGGCGGGCGGCTGGAGGCGCCGGTCTCCGAGCTGGAGCTGGATCGCGTCGGCATCCGCTACCCCGGCTCCACGGAGCCGGCCGTCGATGACGCGAGCGCCCGTATCCGCCACGGCCACTGGCTGGTGATCGACGGGCCTTCGGGCTCGGGCAAGTCCACACTGCTCTCGGCGATCATGGGCGCCCTCCCTGTGCAGAGCGGCACGATCCGCGCGAACCGCGTTCCGATCACCGGCCTGTCCGAGCGTGCCTGGCGCGACCTGGTCGCCTGGTGTCCTCAGGACGCCTACGTGTTCGACTCCACCATCCGCGGCAATCTGCTGCTCGCTCGGGCGCACGGCGACGCGCCGGACGACGAGACCATGGTCGCGGCACTGCGGATGGCGGGGCTGCAGTCACTCGTGCAGCGGCTCGGCCTCGACGCTCGGGTGGGCCCCGGCGGCTCCGCACTGTCCGGCGGCGAGCGTCAGCGTCTCGCGGTCGCCCGCGCACTGCTCACGCGCGCAGACGTCATCCTGCTCGACGAACCCACCGCCCATCTGGATACGCCGACGGCCGCCGCGATGATGGCCGACGTCAGATCCGCGACCGAGGATCGCATCGTGGTGCTGGTCTCGCACCGCGCGGACGACCGCCGTG
It encodes:
- the cydC gene encoding thiol reductant ABC exporter subunit CydC encodes the protein MLDGAVPAPARGNAPEGEGVAAAASGVSVPEPAPRQDASAPLGLTLRSLLRSHRWVWAGSILLAALTASFGIALTALSGWLIVRASVEEYIMYLLVAIVGVRAFGIGRAVSRYAERLVSHRATLRVIDDLRLRMWGAIAARGAGARRLLSGGAPLDYLVTLSGDLRDQLPRVLPPLGTGALVLLAAVVTTGLVAPGLTVTVAAVLVLAVLVASLLAVVSERRAGAARVAARSEIVRATAALAAAADDLRSNGAVPTALRILDRSAGELASAERRAAWSAGLGAAVVTAGVTLLAVLVPLLSPDLPAERASVIALVALALAEPLVAFVGAVGRMPALSALLTRLAPVLEPAPEVAWGGGRLEAPVSELELDRVGIRYPGSTEPAVDDASARIRHGHWLVIDGPSGSGKSTLLSAIMGALPVQSGTIRANRVPITGLSERAWRDLVAWCPQDAYVFDSTIRGNLLLARAHGDAPDDETMVAALRMAGLQSLVQRLGLDARVGPGGSALSGGERQRLAVARALLTRADVILLDEPTAHLDTPTAAAMMADVRSATEDRIVVLVSHRADDRRDGDGILRLGAAGGSGRETAEAVAHAGRA
- a CDS encoding ABC transporter transmembrane domain-containing protein — translated: MSRLPAVNDPWVSEARRAASAAPAPRPDLDSAPRGALYGLGLLAALRALGLVLIAEAVARGIAALAGGGLDERTSRTVVLLGALGVVLRVGGEWATAVLARRIATGVKLDLRSRLWRRLAEGGESGGGTAVLAADGLDAVDDYYVQSIPAMISAAVVPIIVGLRILGADWVSALVVVLTLPLVPLFMVLIGKHTQQRTDAALTALTRLADHLAELARGLPVIVGLGRVREQTRALDVVQRRYRQRTEETLRWAFLSALALELIATLSVAVVAVLLGIRLLNGTMELEPALIALILAPECFLALREMGAAFHASQDGLSALGRAEELLARPSRHDLRCAEPGPVQLSDVTVRYAGRPDAVLHSLSATLAGITAVTGPSGAGKSTLLAALAGTLPADAAVAGSITGVRADGVAWAPQAPQFFADTPRAELALLEAGSAALEEVGLASLTDAFTAELSPGSSADWPWRAPWPGWTTVHDCSCSTSPPLTSTVAPPISYGPPCCAVRVAA